The Cyclobacteriaceae bacterium genome includes a region encoding these proteins:
- a CDS encoding AAA family ATPase: MINPTEKDEREYLDHIQEKLELAIMHVDDTVKLYSTELKQNKEYIYEHQSGMDEADMVAAGQSINRMASTGESAVLRKNKLQKLIDSPYFGRLDFTSESKTSPVYIGIGTFSDNSGTIYPIYDWRAPISSMFYDYELGPAEYTTPSGTIKGTIDLRRQYRIRKSRMEFMIENSVNIQDDILQKELSKSSDEKMKNIVATIQRDQNAVIRNETASVMIIQGVAGSGKTSIALHRIAFLLYRFRDSIKAKDILIISPNKVFADYISSVLPELGEDHIPETVMEDLAGELLEYKYPFQTFFQQVSLLLENPDEKFVERIRYKSSYDFLVNLNKHLLYIENKYFVAGDLRVGNFMVLADFIQQKFRKYTYVPLLKRVPLVVKDVLDYVRDNVKRKLTGHEKSQVHQSIPRMFRISQAHELYRDFYTWNGRKDLYRSGETLEYADVFPMIYYKIRLEGTEHLQSYNFVKHLLVDEMQDYTPVQYAVLSRVFRCKKTILGDVSQTVNPYSASSAEVIEKIFPQADIVKLFRSYRSSWEITAFAQGIFRNPDIIPMERHGFEPMLKGVETLTEQTTEIIRLMEAFKTSGHQSMGIICKTQRQAEALIKELKSYGAYMLTAENTAFRNGVIITTVHLSKGLEFDEVIVPGVSSNNYHTDVDRSLLYIACTRAMHELNVLWIGERSEIIKMN; encoded by the coding sequence ATGATTAATCCCACAGAAAAAGACGAAAGAGAGTATCTCGACCACATCCAGGAAAAACTGGAGCTGGCCATTATGCACGTTGACGATACTGTAAAACTATATTCGACAGAACTAAAACAAAACAAGGAGTACATCTATGAGCATCAATCTGGAATGGATGAAGCTGATATGGTTGCTGCTGGTCAATCCATCAATCGAATGGCTTCTACAGGCGAGTCGGCTGTGTTGCGTAAGAACAAGCTTCAAAAGCTGATTGATTCACCTTACTTTGGACGCCTTGATTTCACATCAGAAAGTAAGACTTCTCCGGTCTATATCGGCATTGGCACTTTTTCTGACAATTCAGGAACGATTTATCCGATTTACGATTGGCGGGCACCAATCTCTTCGATGTTTTATGATTATGAATTAGGTCCTGCCGAATACACAACACCATCGGGAACGATCAAGGGAACGATCGATCTTCGACGTCAGTACAGGATTCGTAAAAGCAGAATGGAGTTCATGATCGAGAACTCTGTCAATATTCAGGATGATATTTTACAGAAGGAGTTGAGTAAATCTTCCGATGAGAAGATGAAGAATATCGTTGCCACAATTCAGCGGGATCAGAATGCTGTAATCAGAAATGAAACAGCTTCTGTTATGATCATTCAGGGAGTCGCAGGTTCAGGAAAGACTTCAATCGCTTTACATCGTATCGCGTTCCTACTTTATCGGTTTAGAGATTCTATAAAGGCAAAGGATATTCTCATTATTTCTCCAAACAAGGTATTTGCAGATTACATTTCAAGCGTGTTGCCTGAATTAGGTGAAGATCACATTCCGGAAACGGTTATGGAAGATCTTGCAGGAGAATTGCTGGAATACAAGTACCCTTTTCAGACATTTTTTCAGCAGGTATCGTTGTTATTAGAAAATCCTGATGAGAAATTTGTTGAACGCATTCGTTATAAATCATCCTATGATTTTTTGGTTAACCTGAACAAGCATCTTCTTTACATTGAGAATAAATATTTTGTTGCAGGTGATTTAAGGGTAGGAAATTTCATGGTGTTGGCAGACTTCATTCAGCAAAAATTCAGAAAATACACGTACGTCCCATTGCTTAAACGTGTGCCGTTAGTAGTCAAGGATGTTTTGGATTATGTGAGAGACAATGTAAAACGAAAACTCACAGGTCACGAGAAGTCACAGGTGCATCAGTCTATTCCACGCATGTTCAGGATCAGCCAGGCACATGAACTTTACAGGGATTTTTATACGTGGAATGGAAGAAAGGATTTGTATCGGTCAGGTGAAACACTTGAGTATGCTGATGTTTTTCCAATGATCTATTATAAAATCCGTCTGGAGGGCACTGAGCATTTACAATCTTACAATTTTGTGAAGCACTTACTGGTAGATGAAATGCAGGACTATACACCTGTGCAGTATGCTGTGTTGTCGAGAGTATTTCGTTGTAAAAAAACAATTCTGGGAGATGTCAGTCAGACTGTAAATCCATATAGTGCTTCGTCTGCAGAAGTGATAGAAAAAATATTTCCGCAGGCTGATATTGTTAAGTTGTTCAGGAGCTATCGGTCATCCTGGGAAATCACAGCTTTTGCCCAGGGAATCTTCAGAAATCCTGACATCATACCAATGGAACGGCATGGATTTGAACCCATGTTGAAAGGAGTTGAAACATTGACAGAACAGACGACGGAGATTATCCGGTTGATGGAAGCCTTTAAGACTTCAGGGCATCAATCGATGGGGATTATTTGCAAAACACAGCGGCAGGCGGAAGCTTTAATTAAAGAATTAAAATCGTATGGAGCTTACATGCTTACAGCTGAGAATACTGCTTTCAGAAATGGAGTCATCATTACCACCGTTCACCTTTCAAAAGGGCTGGAATTTGATGAAGTGATTGTGCCTGGAGTTTCCAGTAATAACTATCACACGGATGTTGACAGAAGTCTTCTATACATCGCCTGTACAAGAGCGATGCATGAATTGAATGTACTCTGGATTGGAGAAAGAAGCGAAATAATTAAAATGAATTAA
- a CDS encoding serine hydrolase yields the protein MKKIFFPALLFLLTQSCSKENQVTVSENIIKVETGLSGSVYFEGDTTWTIEERMKHYDVPGLSIAVINDHKIEWIKSYGIMNKESKEVVTTTTLFQAGSISKPVAAYGALHLADQKKIDLDENINIYLKSWKLADNEFTTEKKVALKNLLSHNAGVTVHGFWGYSPDLKVPTLIQVLNGEPPANSPKIFVDKLPGKSFRYSGGGYCIIQQTMIDVEGKTFPQILKETVLQPLGMENSTYDQPLEGTQLEKAATGYLPDGNMTKGKRHTYPEMAAAGLWTTAEDLAKFALDVQNSSAGKSNAVLSAEMSNLMLTPFVEEYTGLGIFLDNRKGDIYFGHSGWDEGFSSEMKAHKNKGYGVVVLINSNHPEFIEELINSVARTYQWSNFMSINTRVKMDTMKFASIRGRYFNGNDGVIRIFNKGSRLFIKYLRADKPYELFQVSEGTYLSRDQSHPVLPVQFKENPEDGKLNLVFVEKGKSLLYIHHSLNEDSKVPYEYLLEGNFEESLKGYQQLIKTDPKDVAVSEEHINQQGYNLLEAGKNNLAKDVFRINTLLYPSSANTYDSYADACMKGGDKATAITYYQKALTLNPENLKTSEKLEQAKKALK from the coding sequence ATGAAAAAAATCTTCTTTCCAGCTCTTCTTTTCCTGCTCACACAATCATGTTCAAAAGAAAATCAAGTCACGGTTTCAGAGAACATAATAAAAGTAGAAACCGGACTTAGTGGGTCGGTTTACTTTGAGGGGGACACTACCTGGACAATCGAAGAGCGAATGAAGCATTACGATGTTCCCGGATTATCCATCGCTGTCATCAATGATCATAAAATTGAATGGATCAAGAGTTATGGCATAATGAATAAAGAAAGTAAAGAGGTTGTCACTACCACTACCCTTTTTCAGGCCGGCTCGATCAGTAAACCAGTTGCTGCCTACGGAGCTCTTCATCTTGCAGATCAGAAAAAAATTGATCTTGATGAAAACATAAATATCTACCTCAAATCCTGGAAGCTTGCAGATAATGAATTCACAACAGAAAAAAAAGTAGCTCTGAAAAATCTGTTAAGCCATAATGCTGGCGTAACAGTGCATGGATTCTGGGGGTACAGTCCTGACCTGAAAGTTCCAACATTAATACAGGTACTGAATGGTGAACCTCCAGCAAATTCTCCAAAAATTTTTGTAGACAAGCTACCCGGTAAAAGTTTTCGATACTCAGGAGGCGGATATTGTATTATCCAGCAAACGATGATTGACGTAGAGGGAAAAACCTTTCCACAGATTTTAAAAGAAACCGTTCTGCAACCACTTGGAATGGAAAACAGTACATACGATCAACCGCTTGAAGGCACACAACTTGAAAAAGCTGCGACTGGCTATTTGCCAGATGGAAATATGACCAAAGGAAAACGCCATACTTATCCGGAGATGGCTGCGGCGGGATTGTGGACTACGGCGGAAGATCTTGCAAAATTTGCACTTGATGTTCAGAATTCTTCGGCAGGAAAAAGTAATGCTGTACTCTCCGCAGAAATGTCCAATTTAATGTTAACTCCTTTTGTGGAGGAGTATACAGGACTGGGAATATTTCTTGATAACAGAAAAGGCGATATCTATTTTGGACACTCGGGCTGGGATGAGGGATTCTCCAGCGAAATGAAAGCGCATAAAAACAAGGGCTATGGAGTAGTTGTTTTGATCAATTCCAATCATCCGGAATTCATTGAGGAATTAATTAATTCAGTAGCCCGTACCTATCAGTGGTCAAACTTTATGTCTATTAACACTAGAGTGAAAATGGATACAATGAAGTTTGCATCCATTAGAGGTCGATACTTCAATGGGAATGATGGCGTAATACGAATCTTCAACAAGGGAAGCAGGCTATTCATTAAATATCTGCGTGCAGACAAACCATATGAGTTATTTCAGGTTTCTGAGGGAACATATTTGAGTCGTGATCAATCTCATCCCGTTTTGCCAGTACAGTTCAAAGAAAATCCCGAAGACGGAAAGCTAAATCTTGTATTCGTTGAAAAAGGAAAATCACTTTTATACATTCATCATTCACTCAACGAGGATTCAAAAGTCCCTTACGAATATTTGCTTGAGGGCAATTTCGAAGAGTCACTAAAAGGATATCAGCAATTAATAAAAACAGATCCAAAAGATGTCGCTGTAAGTGAAGAACACATCAACCAACAGGGATATAATCTTTTAGAGGCGGGAAAGAATAACCTTGCAAAAGATGTTTTCAGAATTAATACACTTCTTTATCCGTCGAGTGCCAATACCTATGATAGTTATGCGGACGCGTGTATGAAGGGGGGAGATAAGGCCACAGCAATCACTTATTACCAAAAAGCATTGACTCTAAATCCTGAGAATCTGAAAACATCAGAAAAACTCGAGCAGGCTAAAAAAGCTTTGAAGTAA
- a CDS encoding phosphatase PAP2 family protein, which yields MKLKACLLSLALLNCLSLCAQTDSAYLKVYHTNPKLEIPIPAVFFCGAYFGFKALDKHASFTEADVLKLDPASINSFDRPVAFYDPANFASAQSTSDLFLNVAVASPVLLLLDKRIRKDWVDLVSIFLVTHAADNAIYFAAQASFRRARPLTYNPDVALEDKIGEGKTNSFFSGHTSWTAASTFLMAKMYTDYRQIKGFKRILIYTGAAIPPALVGYYRMEAGKHFKSDVMVGFLVGAACGIGIPELHRIKIKDRGFSLNPFFMGGSNGVSVTYTIQ from the coding sequence ATGAAGCTAAAGGCTTGTCTGCTTTCCCTTGCTCTATTGAATTGCCTTTCATTGTGCGCCCAAACCGACAGCGCATACCTGAAAGTCTATCATACCAATCCAAAACTTGAAATACCCATCCCGGCTGTATTTTTTTGTGGAGCTTATTTTGGATTCAAAGCTTTGGATAAGCATGCCTCTTTTACTGAGGCTGATGTGTTGAAACTCGATCCAGCTTCAATAAACTCTTTTGATCGTCCTGTCGCGTTTTATGATCCCGCAAATTTTGCAAGTGCACAGAGCACATCTGACCTTTTTTTGAACGTTGCCGTTGCTAGTCCTGTTCTTCTTCTTTTGGATAAAAGAATCCGAAAGGATTGGGTTGATCTCGTCAGCATTTTTTTAGTGACGCATGCTGCTGACAACGCTATTTATTTTGCTGCGCAGGCTTCCTTTCGTCGCGCCCGACCACTGACCTATAATCCTGATGTTGCATTGGAAGATAAGATTGGAGAAGGAAAGACTAATTCATTTTTTAGCGGTCATACTTCCTGGACTGCTGCCTCTACTTTTCTAATGGCTAAAATGTACACCGATTATCGGCAGATAAAGGGCTTCAAACGCATTCTTATTTATACAGGTGCAGCAATTCCTCCGGCGTTGGTTGGATATTATAGAATGGAGGCTGGCAAACATTTTAAATCCGATGTGATGGTGGGTTTTCTGGTGGGTGCTGCATGTGGCATTGGAATACCCGAACTTCATCGCATTAAAATTAAAGACAGAGGATTTTCCCTCAACCCTTTCTTTATGGGTGGATCGAATGGAGTTTCAGTGACATACACGATTCAATAA
- a CDS encoding acyl-CoA desaturase — protein sequence MAFLDYILEPPRYGWQDDSGNLIKPTAGQILREFGSRVNIFKSKKNWLSFMSWLQVACLIPFFFVFIFKFFSWGLLAAAFVYSMMYMGTHGTVWHHRYCTHGAYVVRNKFWLFVIRNLSLKIIPEEIYVVSHHVHHAKSDQPGDPYNASGGFLYCFLADVTHQPIRRNLNEEDYNRAVNMMKHTGTQTNTYQQYQKWGSLANPGLSVLHWVLNWGFWYGVFYLIGGHPLAFAMFGGAGFWAVGVRTFNYEGHGKGENKQREGIDFNRKDMSINQAWPGIVAGEWHNNHHLFPQSARSGFLWYQIDSAWYFIRTLSFIGAISSYTDSKEAFRKQYLLSEEKEEHRESVEAVVIK from the coding sequence ATGGCATTTTTGGACTACATACTCGAACCCCCCCGCTATGGATGGCAGGATGATTCCGGTAATCTGATAAAACCAACCGCGGGTCAGATCCTTCGGGAATTTGGTTCAAGGGTAAATATTTTCAAATCCAAAAAGAACTGGCTCTCTTTCATGAGCTGGCTACAGGTTGCTTGCCTTATTCCCTTTTTCTTTGTTTTTATTTTTAAGTTCTTTAGCTGGGGATTGCTGGCAGCGGCATTCGTTTACAGCATGATGTACATGGGTACACATGGAACTGTCTGGCATCATCGCTATTGCACACACGGTGCATATGTTGTTAGAAACAAGTTCTGGTTATTTGTCATTCGCAATCTTTCATTAAAGATCATCCCTGAAGAAATATACGTTGTGTCTCATCATGTGCATCATGCAAAATCTGATCAACCAGGTGATCCATACAATGCATCCGGAGGCTTTTTGTATTGCTTCCTTGCCGATGTAACACATCAGCCTATCCGACGCAATCTTAATGAAGAAGATTATAATCGTGCTGTCAATATGATGAAGCACACAGGAACGCAAACCAATACTTATCAGCAATATCAAAAGTGGGGTTCACTAGCGAATCCTGGTTTGTCAGTATTGCATTGGGTTCTCAACTGGGGATTCTGGTATGGTGTGTTCTATTTAATTGGTGGTCATCCACTTGCTTTTGCAATGTTCGGTGGTGCAGGATTCTGGGCTGTTGGCGTTCGCACTTTTAACTATGAAGGTCATGGCAAAGGAGAGAACAAGCAACGTGAAGGAATTGACTTTAACCGGAAAGACATGTCAATCAATCAGGCGTGGCCGGGTATTGTCGCTGGTGAGTGGCACAATAATCACCACCTGTTTCCTCAAAGTGCACGCTCTGGATTCCTATGGTATCAGATCGATTCAGCATGGTATTTTATTCGCACACTTTCTTTCATTGGCGCCATTTCTTCATACACAGATTCCAAAGAAGCATTTAGAAAACAATATTTGCTCAGTGAGGAGAAGGAAGAGCATCGTGAGAGTGTGGAAGCAGTTGTTATTAAATAG
- a CDS encoding phosphohydrolase yields MKAKELMSHAASHVRDVFAKHHKSELLYHCLSHTEKVVAAAEKIADHYELSKQDYTAVYIAVWFHDLGYLFTTGDKHEEKGVELATEFIMEESGDEELVEKVKECIMATKMPQSPVSLISQIVCDADLFHLGTEEFTENSKQIKGEKERISGIKISGKEWRKQTLFLLEGIRFHTEYARQLLQKTKDENIARLKERIKEDDMKNKSGDNSKAKDKESKPFRGVETMFRTTSSNHLRLSEMADAKANIMITVNSIIASILVSILFRKLEEDERFLFPAMIFLITALVSIVFAILVTRPNVTQGTFTKEDIEKKRANLLFFGNFHNMSLKDYQQGVDAMMADSEFLYGSMTRDIYFLGIVLARKYKLLRFAYSFFMFGFVLSVLSFVIAVTMFQK; encoded by the coding sequence ATGAAGGCTAAGGAATTAATGAGTCATGCTGCTTCTCACGTTCGGGATGTCTTTGCAAAGCATCATAAATCCGAATTATTATATCACTGCTTGTCGCACACAGAAAAAGTAGTTGCTGCAGCGGAAAAGATTGCGGATCACTATGAGTTAAGTAAACAGGACTACACTGCTGTATATATCGCCGTGTGGTTCCATGATCTTGGCTATTTGTTTACTACTGGAGACAAACACGAAGAGAAGGGTGTCGAGCTAGCTACCGAATTTATCATGGAGGAAAGTGGTGATGAGGAGCTTGTAGAAAAAGTTAAGGAGTGCATCATGGCGACGAAAATGCCTCAGAGTCCTGTTTCATTGATAAGTCAGATCGTTTGTGATGCGGATCTTTTTCATTTAGGGACTGAAGAATTTACGGAAAACAGTAAACAGATAAAAGGTGAGAAAGAAAGGATCTCCGGTATAAAAATTTCAGGTAAGGAGTGGAGAAAGCAAACACTTTTCCTTTTGGAAGGAATTCGGTTTCACACTGAATATGCAAGACAATTATTGCAAAAGACCAAAGACGAGAATATTGCCAGGTTGAAGGAGAGAATAAAAGAAGATGATATGAAAAATAAATCTGGTGACAATTCAAAAGCTAAGGACAAAGAATCGAAGCCCTTCAGAGGAGTGGAAACTATGTTCCGAACAACTTCGTCGAATCATCTGAGATTAAGTGAGATGGCGGATGCGAAAGCCAATATCATGATTACCGTGAATTCGATCATTGCTTCTATCCTCGTCTCAATTCTTTTCAGGAAGCTGGAAGAGGATGAACGTTTTCTTTTTCCGGCGATGATCTTTTTGATCACAGCTTTGGTGTCGATTGTTTTTGCGATCCTGGTTACGCGCCCAAATGTTACTCAAGGAACTTTTACAAAAGAAGATATTGAAAAGAAGCGCGCTAATCTTTTATTTTTTGGCAATTTCCACAACATGTCATTAAAAGATTATCAGCAAGGAGTAGATGCAATGATGGCAGATTCTGAATTTTTATATGGAAGCATGACGCGTGATATTTATTTCTTGGGGATCGTTCTGGCGAGAAAGTACAAATTATTGCGTTTCGCCTACAGTTTCTTCATGTTTGGATTTGTATTATCGGTATTGTCCTTCGTAATTGCCGTGACAATGTTCCAGAAATGA
- a CDS encoding DUF2214 family protein, translating into MTLEITLRYIHFISIFAIVGSLVSEHLLLKKTLTRSEIGRIAKIDAVYGIAAVTLLTAGLILWLGGVGKPTYFYSKNWIFHTKITLFAIIGLLSIWPTVFFLKNRKGDMNEIVPVPVSVVMMLRIELMLLFIIPLLAGLMAHGVGYFGE; encoded by the coding sequence ATGACTTTAGAAATCACACTTCGCTACATTCACTTCATTTCCATTTTCGCAATTGTGGGCTCGTTAGTATCGGAACATCTTTTACTAAAGAAGACTCTTACCCGTTCAGAGATTGGGCGCATTGCTAAAATTGATGCGGTCTATGGTATTGCCGCAGTAACTCTTCTTACTGCGGGATTGATCCTGTGGCTTGGAGGTGTTGGAAAGCCTACCTACTTCTATTCAAAGAACTGGATCTTTCATACCAAGATTACGCTGTTCGCAATCATTGGTTTGTTATCAATCTGGCCGACGGTTTTCTTTTTGAAAAACAGGAAGGGTGATATGAATGAAATCGTACCTGTTCCGGTTTCGGTAGTGATGATGTTGAGAATTGAACTAATGTTGCTCTTCATCATTCCGCTGCTGGCAGGATTGATGGCGCATGGGGTTGGGTATTTTGGTGAATAG